In a genomic window of Gloeocapsopsis dulcis:
- a CDS encoding photosystem I reaction center subunit XI, whose translation MATLISTQDVTLNFLKYLPIYRPGINPLARGLEIGMAHGYWLVGPFAVLGSIGTLRDANAGDLVGLLAAGGLILILTIGFSIYGTTKLEKRLETLPKPAFAATVPNVPEALQNIDEWSQFTTGFFIGGIGGAIFAYLLLNSWSAFAAIAN comes from the coding sequence ATGGCGACTTTGATCAGTACTCAAGATGTGACGTTGAACTTTCTCAAATACCTACCAATTTACCGCCCAGGAATTAACCCTTTAGCGCGAGGATTAGAGATTGGTATGGCGCATGGTTATTGGCTAGTTGGACCTTTTGCCGTATTAGGTTCTATCGGTACGTTACGCGATGCCAACGCTGGCGATCTGGTTGGTTTACTCGCTGCTGGAGGTTTAATTCTCATCCTCACAATCGGTTTTTCAATTTATGGCACTACCAAACTAGAAAAACGCCTAGAGACTTTGCCAAAACCAGCTTTTGCAGCAACAGTTCCTAACGTTCCAGAGGCTTTACAAAATATAGATGAATGGAGTCAGTTTACAACAGGCTTTTTCATTGGTGGCATTGGTGGCGCAATTTTTGCGTACTTACTTTTGAATAGCTGGAGTGCATTTGCGGCGATCGCAAATTAG
- the fldA gene encoding flavodoxin FldA, with the protein MSNIGLFYGSTTGKTEIVAEMIQQELGEEVVALHNMADVEGSEFNDYENLIIACPTWNIGELQSDWDGFFPELDDIDFSGKKVAYFGTGDQVGYADNFMDALGILEEKISELGGTTVGYWSTDGYEFNESKAVKDGKFVGLALDEDNQSEMTEQRVKTWISQLKKEFGM; encoded by the coding sequence ATGTCAAATATTGGTTTATTCTACGGTTCAACTACAGGCAAAACCGAAATCGTTGCCGAAATGATTCAACAAGAATTAGGCGAAGAAGTTGTAGCGCTACACAATATGGCGGATGTAGAAGGTAGCGAATTTAATGATTACGAAAATCTGATTATTGCTTGTCCTACCTGGAATATTGGTGAGTTACAAAGTGATTGGGATGGTTTTTTCCCTGAACTTGATGACATAGATTTTAGTGGTAAAAAAGTGGCTTACTTTGGGACAGGCGATCAAGTTGGCTATGCTGATAACTTTATGGATGCTTTAGGAATTCTAGAAGAAAAAATTTCTGAGTTAGGCGGTACAACAGTCGGCTATTGGTCAACTGACGGATACGAATTTAACGAATCGAAAGCAGTTAAGGACGGTAAGTTTGTTGGTTTAGCGCTTGATGAAGATAATCAATCTGAGATGACTGAACAGCGCGTTAAAACTTGGATATCTCAACTGAAGAAAGAATTTGGAATGTAA
- a CDS encoding alpha/beta fold hydrolase, whose product MSIVPDVLWLNTSPSLQCFHRPLLCYLSHHLTVAQWEYCQTQDEPSSLDIALKLLHDYLQSCDRPVHLIGHSTSGLLGLLYARRYPDKVKSLTLLAVGAEPAVDWQAHYYNHRKIMSRQKVLTSMAYNLFGSHDKCTINSFIKRLYKDLYCSLSPHSLLQQVKFSANSVPVPLMVCGGSDDMIVEPADLQGWKEYFKAGDRLWLCPQGKHFFHYFQVQLVGEQILNFWQFTHQSALLHASLLL is encoded by the coding sequence ATGTCTATAGTTCCCGATGTTTTGTGGCTAAATACTAGTCCTAGCTTGCAATGTTTCCATCGCCCACTATTGTGCTACTTGTCGCATCATTTAACAGTAGCGCAGTGGGAATACTGCCAAACTCAAGATGAACCGAGTTCGCTTGATATTGCTTTAAAATTACTACATGACTACTTACAATCGTGCGATCGCCCCGTCCACTTAATTGGTCACAGTACAAGTGGTTTACTAGGATTACTATATGCACGTCGCTATCCAGATAAAGTTAAATCACTCACTTTACTAGCTGTAGGTGCAGAGCCTGCTGTTGATTGGCAAGCTCATTATTATAACCATCGTAAAATTATGAGTCGCCAAAAAGTGTTAACTTCGATGGCTTATAATTTATTTGGTTCACATGACAAATGCACAATTAATAGTTTTATCAAACGTTTATATAAAGACTTATACTGTTCGCTATCACCACACTCACTGTTGCAGCAAGTGAAGTTTTCTGCAAATAGTGTCCCAGTACCATTAATGGTTTGTGGAGGTAGTGATGATATGATTGTTGAGCCAGCAGATTTACAAGGCTGGAAAGAGTATTTTAAAGCAGGCGATCGCCTATGGCTATGCCCTCAAGGAAAGCACTTTTTTCACTACTTCCAAGTTCAACTTGTTGGCGAACAAATACTCAATTTTTGGCAATTTACTCACCAATCAGCTTTACTTCACGCTAGCTTGTTGCTTTAA
- a CDS encoding NAD(P)/FAD-dependent oxidoreductase yields MVNAVEEQFPHRVVIIGGGFGGLYAAKSLGSVPVEITLIDKRNFHLFQPLLYQVATGTLSPADISSPLRAVLSRNKNTKVLMGEVVDIDPEQRKVTLQNQELYYDSLIVATGVKHSYFGRDEWSEFAPGLKTVEDALEMRRRIFVAFEAAEKETDPEKRRAWLTFVIVGGGPTGVELAGAIAELAYSTLKKDFRNIDTAEAKILLLEGMDRLLPPYAAELSAKAAKSLQKLGVTVQTKTLVTNIADDIVTMKQGDEVTQIAAKTILWAAGVKASAMGEVLAKRTGAQLDRAGRVIVEPDLSLPGHSNIFVVGDLANFSHQNGKPLPGVAPVAMQEGQYVAALLKQRLQAKTLSPFNYFDRGSLAVIGRNAAVVDFGFVKFSGFLAWLTWVFVHIYFLIEFDNKLVVLLQWGWNYWTRKRGARLITGEESLLTVGVDSQGDFYTPTNTKSAIEV; encoded by the coding sequence ATGGTTAACGCTGTCGAAGAGCAATTTCCGCATCGTGTAGTGATTATCGGTGGTGGATTTGGTGGTTTATATGCAGCAAAATCCCTCGGCAGCGTTCCCGTAGAGATAACATTAATTGATAAGCGTAACTTTCATTTATTTCAACCCCTACTCTATCAAGTCGCGACAGGAACGCTATCACCAGCCGATATCTCTTCCCCTTTGCGTGCTGTCCTCAGCCGCAACAAAAATACTAAAGTGCTGATGGGAGAAGTCGTTGATATTGACCCAGAACAGCGCAAAGTGACACTGCAAAATCAAGAGCTATACTACGATAGTTTAATTGTCGCCACAGGTGTTAAACATTCGTATTTTGGTAGAGATGAGTGGTCAGAATTTGCCCCTGGCTTGAAAACCGTTGAAGATGCATTAGAAATGCGGCGGCGGATTTTTGTTGCATTTGAAGCTGCTGAGAAAGAAACCGATCCGGAAAAACGCCGTGCTTGGTTAACGTTTGTGATTGTAGGTGGTGGACCTACTGGCGTAGAATTAGCAGGAGCGATCGCAGAACTTGCCTACAGTACATTAAAAAAAGATTTTCGCAACATTGATACTGCTGAAGCCAAAATTTTATTACTTGAAGGGATGGATCGATTGCTGCCGCCTTATGCAGCAGAATTATCAGCAAAAGCTGCAAAATCTCTCCAGAAATTGGGTGTAACGGTGCAAACAAAAACACTAGTCACCAATATTGCCGATGACATTGTGACAATGAAGCAAGGCGACGAAGTCACACAAATCGCTGCTAAAACAATTCTTTGGGCTGCGGGTGTCAAAGCTTCTGCTATGGGAGAAGTTCTAGCTAAGCGTACTGGTGCACAACTCGACCGTGCAGGACGAGTTATTGTTGAACCAGACCTCAGCCTACCAGGTCATTCCAATATCTTTGTTGTTGGTGACTTAGCAAATTTTTCCCACCAAAACGGTAAACCCTTACCTGGTGTTGCACCCGTCGCTATGCAAGAAGGACAATATGTCGCAGCACTCCTTAAACAGCGGCTGCAAGCGAAGACATTATCACCCTTTAATTACTTTGATCGCGGCAGCTTAGCAGTTATTGGACGCAATGCAGCGGTTGTAGACTTTGGTTTTGTTAAGTTCTCTGGTTTCTTAGCGTGGCTTACCTGGGTATTTGTTCACATTTATTTCTTAATTGAATTTGATAACAAACTTGTGGTTCTCCTACAATGGGGTTGGAACTACTGGACGCGCAAACGCGGTGCAAGATTAATCACAGGCGAAGAATCTTTATTGACAGTAGGAGTTGATAGTCAAGGAGATTTCTACACACCAACTAATACTAAATCAGCTATTGAAGTCTGA
- a CDS encoding NAD(P)H-hydrate dehydratase produces the protein MFNQNHLSNIAARREQISRIVVTAQQMRDIEGRIFAAGMPVAALMEKVAGLITHRILELYPRSQAPCVGILVGPGHNGGDALVVARELHFQGYQIAVCSPFSKLKDLTSQHAQYVKNLKIPVHESLEPLAECDLFIDGLFGFGLGRSLFSPVDQIVNQLNEWSQPVVSIDLPSGLHTDTGEVLGTAVQATQTFCLGLWKLGLLQDQALDYVGAAELIDFDIPLADIQAILETPKIQRITPESAIATLPLQRSPVTHKYKQGHLLLICGSRRYTGGAILTGLGARASGVGMLSIAVPESIKPLLSAQLPEALIVGCPETESGAIAQLQLPEKTDLSSFEAIACGPGLTVDAKPIVQEVLDSDRPLVLDADGLNILVQLDTIPSLQHRQAPTVLTPHAGEFKRLFPDTPDPTKDRITAVLAAAEQSSAVVLLKGARTAIAQADCVWINPESTPALARGGSGDVLTGLLGGLIAQATSKDLPLPEIVATAAWWHSQAGILAADERTEMGVDAFTLTQYLMFVVNRFSDFNS, from the coding sequence ATGTTCAATCAAAATCATCTTTCCAACATTGCGGCACGACGCGAACAAATCTCTCGCATCGTTGTCACAGCGCAGCAGATGCGGGACATTGAAGGGCGAATCTTTGCTGCGGGAATGCCCGTTGCTGCTTTGATGGAGAAAGTGGCAGGGCTAATTACACATCGCATTCTAGAGCTTTATCCTCGTTCACAAGCGCCGTGTGTTGGGATATTAGTAGGACCTGGGCATAATGGTGGTGATGCGTTAGTCGTAGCGCGGGAATTGCACTTTCAAGGATATCAGATTGCAGTTTGCAGCCCTTTTTCTAAGTTAAAAGATTTGACTTCACAGCACGCACAATATGTCAAGAACTTGAAGATTCCCGTTCATGAATCTTTGGAACCTTTAGCAGAATGCGATCTATTTATTGATGGTTTGTTTGGGTTTGGGTTAGGGCGATCGCTGTTTTCTCCTGTCGATCAAATTGTCAATCAACTAAATGAATGGTCACAGCCAGTTGTGAGTATTGATTTACCTTCTGGTTTACACACTGATACTGGGGAAGTGCTAGGAACAGCCGTACAAGCAACGCAGACATTCTGTTTAGGGTTGTGGAAATTAGGATTGTTGCAAGACCAAGCTTTAGATTATGTTGGTGCAGCAGAGTTAATTGATTTTGATATTCCGCTTGCAGATATCCAAGCAATATTAGAAACACCAAAAATCCAACGCATCACACCAGAAAGTGCGATCGCAACTCTTCCTCTCCAGCGTTCTCCTGTTACGCATAAATATAAACAGGGACATCTTTTATTAATCTGCGGTTCGCGGCGTTATACTGGCGGGGCAATTTTGACAGGCTTGGGTGCAAGAGCAAGTGGTGTTGGAATGCTCTCAATTGCAGTTCCAGAATCGATTAAACCACTGTTGTCTGCACAGTTACCTGAAGCCCTAATCGTCGGTTGTCCAGAAACTGAAAGCGGTGCGATCGCGCAACTGCAATTACCAGAAAAAACAGATTTGAGTTCGTTTGAGGCGATCGCTTGTGGTCCTGGTTTAACGGTAGATGCTAAGCCAATTGTACAAGAGGTGTTGGATAGCGATCGCCCTTTAGTTTTGGATGCTGATGGTTTGAATATTCTTGTTCAATTAGATACGATTCCGTCATTGCAACACAGACAAGCACCCACCGTCTTAACACCTCACGCAGGTGAATTTAAGCGATTGTTTCCTGATACTCCTGATCCCACTAAAGACCGCATCACAGCCGTACTTGCAGCAGCCGAACAAAGTAGTGCAGTTGTGTTATTGAAAGGTGCAAGAACTGCGATCGCGCAAGCTGACTGCGTATGGATTAATCCTGAAAGTACCCCAGCTTTAGCGCGTGGTGGTAGTGGTGATGTACTGACAGGTTTATTGGGTGGATTAATTGCACAGGCAACTTCTAAAGATTTACCTTTACCAGAAATTGTCGCAACTGCTGCGTGGTGGCATTCTCAAGCTGGTATTTTAGCAGCTGATGAACGTACAGAAATGGGAGTAGATGCATTCACTTTGACACAATATTTGATGTTTGTTGTCAATAGATTTTCAGACTTCAATAGCTGA
- a CDS encoding DUF5995 family protein, with protein MKNLFLSTAVFLLAFSPVSLASDRQLIEAKVCQAGKPKCVELVIRKMQQRYQPLAKQCDHDALFALAYLRTTQTFLKTIDEINYNNPATVVREDALFADYYFRAYDAYHTGKGYVPPAWQIAFDAAQRRSVSGSGNLILGFNAHIQRDLPFVLYELYLRGRPVSYKDHIRVNEFLQQVNILPELARKFDPTIDEDTPGDADDLQRFQLIAQWREGAYRNFERLRDASTNTQRIKIAAEIEAQTAATAFILRQAFSYPPGIDSSERDAYCQAQRKQK; from the coding sequence ATGAAAAACCTTTTTCTCAGCACGGCTGTGTTCTTACTCGCCTTTTCTCCAGTTTCTTTAGCAAGCGATCGCCAACTTATAGAGGCAAAAGTTTGCCAGGCGGGAAAGCCAAAATGCGTGGAACTTGTTATTCGGAAAATGCAGCAACGCTATCAACCACTTGCAAAGCAGTGCGATCATGATGCTTTGTTTGCCCTCGCCTACTTGCGAACTACACAAACCTTTCTCAAAACAATTGATGAAATTAACTACAACAATCCTGCAACTGTCGTTCGGGAAGATGCCTTATTTGCAGATTATTATTTTCGAGCTTATGATGCCTACCACACGGGTAAAGGTTATGTTCCCCCAGCTTGGCAAATAGCCTTCGATGCAGCACAGCGTCGCTCAGTATCAGGATCTGGCAATCTTATTTTAGGCTTCAATGCCCACATTCAGCGCGACTTGCCGTTTGTACTTTATGAGCTGTATTTACGAGGTCGTCCAGTAAGCTATAAAGACCATATTCGCGTTAACGAATTTCTTCAACAAGTAAATATACTACCGGAACTAGCGCGTAAGTTCGATCCGACAATTGATGAGGATACACCAGGTGATGCAGATGACTTGCAACGGTTTCAACTCATTGCCCAGTGGCGTGAGGGTGCATACCGTAATTTTGAGCGCCTCCGCGATGCAAGTACAAATACTCAACGTATTAAAATAGCAGCAGAAATTGAAGCACAGACAGCAGCTACTGCTTTCATATTACGACAAGCTTTCAGCTACCCTCCTGGGATAGATAGTTCCGAACGGGATGCTTATTGCCAAGCGCAGCGAAAACAAAAATAA
- a CDS encoding ABC transporter ATP-binding protein, producing the protein MAFKSGRECFQVLKGIDLDVSPGDIQLLMGPSGSGKTTLLSILAGLLTPTAGSVYLLGEEITKMSRDKLAHFRLQNIGFIFQGFNLFPALTAAENVELVLNIKGIKGRLARNQAKYLLEQVGLTSHANYKPGDLSGGQKQRVAIARALAGNPRLIMADEPTAALDSRSGHNVIELLRLLAKEEGSTVLMVTHDPRIIDVADRVAYMEDGILRQE; encoded by the coding sequence ATGGCTTTTAAGTCAGGACGCGAGTGCTTTCAAGTCCTCAAAGGAATTGACTTAGACGTTTCTCCTGGCGATATTCAACTATTGATGGGACCATCTGGATCGGGAAAGACAACTTTACTGTCTATTTTGGCAGGATTGCTGACGCCAACTGCGGGGAGTGTATACTTACTCGGAGAAGAAATTACAAAAATGTCTCGCGATAAGTTAGCACACTTTCGCTTGCAAAATATTGGGTTTATCTTTCAGGGATTTAACTTATTTCCAGCACTGACAGCAGCCGAGAACGTGGAATTAGTGCTGAATATTAAAGGTATCAAAGGACGGCTAGCACGAAATCAAGCGAAATACTTACTTGAACAGGTAGGTTTAACGAGTCATGCCAATTATAAACCAGGCGATTTGTCTGGTGGGCAAAAGCAGCGGGTTGCGATCGCACGGGCATTAGCGGGTAATCCTCGGTTAATCATGGCAGATGAACCTACGGCGGCTTTAGACTCGCGTAGCGGACACAATGTTATTGAGTTACTGCGGCTATTAGCCAAAGAAGAAGGCTCTACAGTGCTAATGGTGACTCATGACCCGCGCATTATTGATGTCGCTGACCGTGTAGCATATATGGAAGATGGAATTTTGCGGCAAGAATAG
- a CDS encoding ATP-dependent Clp protease ATP-binding subunit, with translation MFEYFTDKAIKVIMLSQEETRRLGHNLVGTEQILLGLIGEGTGVAAKVLTELGVSLQDTRTEVEKIIGRENRFVPAELPFTPKVKRVFEQALAEARQLGNNYIDTEHILLGLLREGDGVAAKVLSNLGIHPEEIRTAVIKKHGEVAAVSVGSTERRGGRTASKTATLDEFSINLTKLAAEGKLDPVVGREKEIERAIQILGRRTKNNPVLIGEPGVGKTAIAEGLAQRIVAQSVPDILEDRQVVSLDMGLLIAGTRFRGDFEERIKAIMDEIRAAGNIILVIDEIHTLIGTGGVEGGMDAANLLKPALARGELQCLGATTLDEYRKHIERDAALERRFQPIMVGEPSVDETIEILHGLRATYEQHHRVKITDVALQAAAKLSDRYISDRFLPDKAIDLIDEAGSRVRLRNSQASATSQVKRELVQVSRDKEAAVKAQDFDKAGQIRDRELELEAQIKAISENQNKDVNTPVVDEEDIAQIVASWTGVPVNKLTETESELLLHLEDTLHQRIIGQQEAVTAVSRAIRRARVGLKSPDRPIASFIFSGPTGVGKTELTKALASYFFGSEEAMIRLDMSEFMERHTVSKLIGSPPGYVGYDEGGQLTEAVRRKPYTVVLFDEIEKAHPDVFNMMLQIMDDGRLTDAKGRTVDFKNTLLIMTSNIGSRVIEKGGGGIGFESAYSQSESSYNRIRNLVNEDLKQQFRPEFLNRVDDIIVFRQLTKPEITQIADILLREVSTRLVEQGIELEVTARFKDRVVQEGYNPSYGARPLRRAITRLLEDSLAEAMLAGEIKLGDTAVVDVDDRGEVKVEKAANKELLLSSVS, from the coding sequence ATGTTTGAATACTTTACAGATAAAGCCATCAAGGTAATCATGCTATCCCAGGAAGAAACACGTCGCCTGGGGCACAACTTGGTAGGAACCGAGCAGATTCTTTTAGGCTTGATTGGAGAAGGTACGGGAGTAGCAGCAAAAGTGCTGACCGAGCTGGGAGTATCCCTCCAAGATACACGCACAGAAGTCGAGAAAATTATCGGTAGGGAAAATCGATTTGTCCCTGCTGAACTTCCTTTCACTCCCAAAGTTAAGCGTGTTTTTGAGCAAGCCCTAGCTGAAGCTCGGCAACTCGGAAACAACTATATCGATACAGAACACATTTTGTTAGGATTGCTCCGCGAAGGCGACGGAGTAGCAGCAAAAGTCCTCAGTAATTTAGGTATTCACCCAGAGGAAATTCGCACTGCAGTTATCAAAAAGCATGGAGAGGTAGCGGCGGTTTCTGTTGGTAGCACTGAACGTCGCGGTGGTCGCACTGCAAGTAAAACAGCTACTCTAGACGAATTTAGCATCAATTTAACGAAGCTAGCCGCAGAAGGTAAGCTTGACCCAGTTGTTGGACGCGAAAAAGAAATTGAACGCGCGATCCAGATTCTGGGACGTCGGACGAAGAATAACCCTGTCTTAATCGGTGAGCCAGGCGTTGGTAAAACTGCGATCGCTGAAGGACTCGCACAACGGATTGTTGCCCAAAGCGTTCCTGATATCCTGGAAGATCGCCAAGTCGTCAGCCTAGACATGGGCTTACTCATTGCTGGTACGCGCTTCCGTGGTGACTTTGAAGAACGTATCAAAGCAATCATGGATGAAATTCGCGCTGCGGGTAACATCATCTTAGTGATTGACGAAATTCACACTTTGATTGGTACTGGTGGTGTTGAAGGTGGTATGGATGCAGCAAACCTCCTCAAGCCAGCATTAGCCCGTGGTGAATTGCAATGTCTCGGTGCTACAACACTTGATGAATACCGCAAGCACATCGAACGCGATGCAGCACTTGAGCGTCGTTTCCAGCCAATTATGGTTGGCGAACCTTCGGTAGATGAAACAATTGAGATTCTGCACGGTTTACGTGCTACTTACGAACAGCATCACCGCGTCAAAATTACTGATGTCGCGCTACAAGCCGCTGCGAAGCTATCAGATCGTTACATTAGCGATCGCTTTTTACCCGATAAAGCGATCGACTTAATTGATGAAGCTGGTTCGCGCGTGCGTTTAAGAAACTCGCAAGCATCTGCTACAAGCCAAGTCAAGCGCGAATTAGTACAAGTATCGCGCGATAAAGAAGCCGCAGTTAAAGCACAAGACTTCGACAAAGCAGGACAAATACGCGATCGCGAGTTAGAACTCGAAGCCCAAATTAAGGCGATTTCTGAAAATCAGAACAAGGATGTCAACACTCCTGTTGTTGATGAAGAAGACATTGCACAGATCGTTGCTTCGTGGACTGGCGTTCCCGTTAATAAGCTGACTGAAACTGAATCTGAGTTGCTGTTGCACTTAGAAGACACCTTGCATCAGCGGATTATCGGTCAACAAGAAGCTGTCACCGCAGTTTCTAGAGCTATTCGCCGCGCCAGAGTCGGCTTAAAGAGTCCCGATCGCCCAATCGCTAGCTTTATCTTCTCAGGTCCTACCGGAGTTGGTAAAACTGAATTAACCAAGGCACTTGCTTCCTATTTCTTCGGTTCAGAAGAAGCGATGATTCGCCTCGATATGTCCGAGTTTATGGAACGCCACACGGTTTCCAAGCTGATTGGTTCACCTCCAGGATACGTTGGTTACGACGAAGGCGGACAACTCACAGAAGCAGTACGTCGCAAACCTTACACCGTAGTGCTATTCGACGAAATTGAAAAAGCACACCCTGATGTCTTCAACATGATGTTGCAAATCATGGATGATGGTCGCTTGACTGATGCCAAAGGTCGTACAGTAGACTTCAAGAATACGCTACTGATCATGACTTCCAACATTGGTTCGCGAGTAATCGAAAAAGGTGGCGGTGGTATAGGTTTTGAGAGTGCTTACAGTCAAAGTGAGTCTAGCTACAATCGCATTCGCAATCTTGTGAATGAAGATCTCAAGCAACAATTCCGTCCTGAGTTTCTCAACCGCGTAGACGATATTATTGTCTTCCGTCAGTTGACAAAACCAGAAATTACGCAAATCGCAGATATCCTATTACGCGAAGTTTCCACCCGATTAGTAGAACAAGGAATCGAGCTTGAAGTGACTGCTAGGTTCAAAGATCGCGTAGTACAAGAAGGCTACAATCCCAGCTATGGTGCAAGACCGTTACGTCGAGCAATCACGCGACTTCTTGAAGACAGCCTAGCTGAAGCAATGCTAGCTGGTGAAATCAAACTTGGAGACACAGCTGTTGTTGATGTTGACGATCGCGGCGAAGTGAAGGTAGAAAAAGCAGCCAACAAAGAATTGTTACTATCTTCCGTCAGCTAA
- the psbA gene encoding photosystem II q(b) protein has product MTTTLQRRDANLWEQFCNWVTSTDNRLYVGWFGVLMIPTLLAATTCFIIAFIAAPPVDIDGIREPVAGSLLYGNNIISGAVVPSSNAIGLHFYPIWEAASLDEWLYNGGPYQLVIFHFLIGVFCYMGREWELSYRLGMRPWIAVAYSAPVAAATAVFLIYPIGQGSFSDGMPLGISGTFNFMLVFQAEHNILMHPFHQLGVAGVFGGALFSAMHGSLVTSTLVRETTESESQSYGYKFGQEEETYNIVAAHGYFGRLIGRTNEIILGTTANSRTLHFFLAAWPVVGIWFTALGISTMAFNLNGFNFNQSVLDSQGRVISTWADVLNRANLGMEVMHERNAHNFPLDLATGEVVPVAMTAPAINS; this is encoded by the coding sequence ATGACAACGACTCTACAGAGACGCGACGCGAATCTGTGGGAGCAGTTCTGCAATTGGGTCACTAGCACTGATAATCGCCTTTATGTAGGCTGGTTTGGCGTGTTGATGATTCCGACGTTGCTTGCTGCAACCACCTGTTTCATCATTGCTTTCATTGCTGCACCACCCGTTGATATTGACGGAATTCGGGAGCCTGTTGCGGGTTCGCTGTTGTATGGCAACAACATCATTTCAGGTGCAGTTGTACCATCCTCGAATGCGATCGGCTTGCACTTTTACCCAATTTGGGAAGCTGCAAGTTTAGATGAATGGCTGTATAACGGCGGACCTTATCAACTGGTAATTTTCCACTTTCTCATTGGCGTATTTTGCTATATGGGACGCGAGTGGGAACTCAGCTACCGTCTAGGGATGCGTCCTTGGATTGCTGTGGCTTACTCTGCACCCGTCGCCGCTGCTACTGCCGTATTCTTGATTTACCCTATTGGTCAAGGAAGCTTCTCGGATGGAATGCCTTTAGGTATCAGTGGCACTTTCAACTTCATGTTAGTGTTCCAAGCAGAACACAACATCTTGATGCACCCGTTCCATCAACTAGGAGTAGCAGGTGTATTCGGTGGTGCGCTGTTTAGTGCAATGCACGGTTCACTAGTAACCTCAACTCTCGTGCGTGAAACGACTGAAAGTGAGTCTCAAAGCTACGGCTACAAGTTCGGGCAAGAGGAAGAAACTTACAATATCGTAGCTGCTCACGGTTACTTTGGTCGCCTGATTGGACGGACGAACGAGATTATTTTGGGAACCACTGCAAATAGTCGTACACTACACTTTTTCCTTGCAGCATGGCCTGTAGTTGGTATCTGGTTTACTGCTTTGGGTATCAGTACTATGGCATTTAACTTGAACGGCTTTAACTTTAACCAGTCCGTTCTCGACTCTCAAGGACGTGTGATTAGCACTTGGGCTGATGTATTAAACCGCGCCAACTTGGGTATGGAAGTGATGCACGAACGTAATGCACACAACTTTCCGCTTGATTTAGCTACAGGTGAAGTTGTACCAGTTGCGATGACGGCACCTGCAATTAACAGCTAG
- a CDS encoding TetR/AcrR family transcriptional regulator: MVTKAGKAAKSAKQVRDAEATKIAILDAAEAEFAQYGLNAAKTEEIAAKTGVTKAMIYYYFKSKEDLYVAVLERIFFGRYMDSIQLEALEQLPPEQALEKLIRRQIATDFNYPHLGPIQIHEALQNQGKYYKHVLSSDRAQQVFGIVTKILERGMAEGCFRKLHPQHTVMNILGACNFYFTAYENFKYLWQGVPLLSPEMVEEHSQEVVDLILAGVRNREPRK, encoded by the coding sequence GTGGTAACTAAAGCAGGAAAAGCAGCAAAGTCAGCTAAACAGGTTCGAGATGCAGAAGCGACGAAAATAGCAATACTTGATGCAGCCGAAGCAGAATTTGCACAGTACGGTTTAAACGCGGCGAAGACTGAAGAGATTGCTGCGAAGACAGGCGTCACCAAGGCGATGATTTACTACTATTTCAAGAGTAAAGAAGATCTTTACGTAGCTGTGTTAGAGCGGATATTTTTTGGTAGGTACATGGATTCGATTCAGTTAGAAGCACTTGAACAGCTACCACCTGAACAAGCACTAGAAAAGCTCATCCGGCGACAAATCGCTACTGATTTTAATTATCCGCACCTTGGTCCGATTCAAATTCACGAAGCGCTGCAAAATCAAGGTAAGTATTACAAACACGTTCTCAGCAGCGATCGCGCGCAACAAGTATTTGGCATAGTTACAAAAATTCTAGAGCGAGGAATGGCAGAAGGATGTTTCCGTAAACTTCATCCACAGCATACTGTGATGAATATCTTAGGAGCTTGTAATTTCTACTTTACTGCCTACGAGAACTTTAAGTATCTGTGGCAAGGAGTGCCCTTACTGAGTCCAGAAATGGTGGAAGAACACTCTCAAGAAGTTGTTGATTTAATTCTGGCTGGTGTCAGAAATCGAGAGCCAAGAAAGTAG